The DNA region GCTGCTCTTTGCATACAAAAACAATACCTACATTGCTCGACCTCTTCTAAGTTGCATTCATCAGCTGAGGATTGTAATATAGTTGACACTAGACACTCTGCCTCAGAAGACACAAGTCCTAGGCAACTGAAACTCATGCAGAGCATGAAGGATATTCCTGGAAATCATCATGGGCCATCCATTTTAGGAGGAACTGCTCAACCAATTAATAGTGGTCTGTCTAACATATCATTTTATAACACCCCATCTCCAATGGCAGCACAGGTAATTGCATCTGATTTCATATCATGTACACattaatgtttaaatattttggaTAAGCTAAACTATTTGAGTCATAATTtctgtgattttgatttttgaaaatggTTAGCTAAGTTCAGAATCAGAAACATTAGTCAAAAGTGTCCtattatttcataaatgaaTGCATGTTGCTTGGTTTATTGAATATGTATTTCATGCCCAATTTTCTTTACAacatttgatatttttgttcACCTCTTTAGTTGTCAGGTGTTGCTCCACCCCCTTTGTGTAGGAATGTGCAGCCTAATGGCCAAAATCTGAGCTCACTTAATGCTGACACTTCTCCTAAGTCAACAGTGAACTCTACCATTCAAGCCCCTCGAAGAAAGTTCGTGGATGAAGGAAAGTTACGGAAGGTTGGGGACCTTATTGCTATAAGACTTCTGCTGTCTACTTCCTGTGCATCACTAAATAAACTGACCTCCTTGCTTGGCATTTTATGCCTTTAAGCATTGATCTGAAAATTGTCTTTTTAAGAGTCTAAAGGCTACTTATTATACAATGACTTACCTAATGTAAGGACCTTGTTGGTGGGTGATCTGTAAGTAACTCTGTAAACGCTCGTTGAGCCTTGAGGCATGCCCTGACCCTGGTGAGCCCTCAGGACCCAACTCACctattacacaaaaaaaaagaaaaaaaattatacaatgacTCACTTAGTGGGGCATGGCTAGGTTATTGTTGTATAGAAATTGATTTGATTGAGTAGCTTAATGTAATGTACCATGACAATGGTGGATACTCTTTTTCTTCTGTTTGGGCAGTATTGGTactgatatattaatttttttgtttaagattGAGTAAACTGACAGTCTTCACTCCAAGCATTCAGTACGGACTATGGAGTGTCCTTCATCATAAGAAAGCCAGGCtttattatttaaactttaGTTGACATCACAATTGTTTTATTTAGTCAAGACTCATGAGTTTGATTAAACTGCATCttaatttatcttttgtttccctggCACCATTTGTTCTCATTTATGTGGTTGTAGACTTggagtgtgtttggattagtttattttgctttcaggaaaaaaaatcttttgatcaaaACTCTCAGTTGGATGCTTGAGTCTTATGCATTGCATTATATTCTTGTTTTTTTCACTCTGTACTGTTCCTTGTACTTCTGTTTAATTGCTTCAGATTTCTGGAAGATTGTTTTCTGATTCTGGTCCTCGACGTAGTTCAAGACTCTCTAGTGATGCAAGTGTAAATGCAAACGCTAATGCAACTGCTGTATTGGGAAATGGAACCAGTAACTCTTCTAAGTATCTTGGAGGGTCAAAGCTCAGCACTATGGCATTTCGTTCCATGACAGTTCGTAAAGGGCAGTCATGGGCCAATGAAAATGCTGATGAAGGTGATGGATCTCTATATATAGCATATCACTGTTTTACTGTATTCTTGTGTCTTTTGTAATGTTATACTTTGTAAAGATGATTGTTTTGATGCTGTGGTAGTTAATTCTCTCATGCAGAAATGCAACCCAGccaatgattttgtatttttttctgcaATTATCTTCTATGCTATTGCCTTTTTGAAATGATTATGAGAAGCATAGCTATCAATCCTAGATAGCAGTTCTGAATGGCTAACCCCAAAAATGCTATAGTGGGACGGTGGCTATCCCTAATATTGGAGATGCTAGATAAATAGTTTATACCAACAATAATTGATAATTACTGAGTTTGAATAAGTATAGAGTACGGATAATTAAACGATTGATATTGATATCTGTTATAAAATAGTAACCTAATACTATTTATTCTACTAATCTAGTACTGATATTGTACTTACTAGCTTAATACTAGCTCTACTAACATAACAAGACTCCCAAGTTCTAGGCTCTACCATGATAATATTAATTCCAaatttctaataatatttttaaacagcTAATACTTAAtgagtccttttttttttgtcttcaggGATTCGTAATGATGTTTTAGATGATTCTCGTTTAAATGTCGCATCGACTACTTCTAGTTCTTCTTCTACCATGGAAGCTAAATCTTATGAGCAAGAAACAGCAAATTTTCCAATTGGTGGACAAATAGTGAGTGGTTCAAAAGTCATATCTGGTGCTTCAGAAATACTGACAATTCTAAGAATTTTTGGTGAAGGCTGTAGACTGTCCTATTTGTATAGGTGCCAggtattaattaattaccatttcttgtaaaaaaaacataatatgtaTTTATCtattcattgttattttttatttaggtaTACATAGAAAGGCATAATGAAATGAAGATGATACATTTGTCCTGGATTGCATTTAGTTGTctaatatttgtatatttgttaAACAGGATGCACTGGATACCTATATGAAACTTCCACATAAGCATTACAATACTGGTTGGGTTCTTTCCCAGGTAATATTGGTTGCTCAGCTTGCAATTTCTGGTCTTTCATAGGCTGTGTATTAATTTAGCATTATACTGCATTCAGATTTATGATGCTATATTCCAATGTTTTGTTGGCTGTACCTAGAAAAGAAAGTTTTTCCTTGATGGAGTTACTTTCTTCAGTTTCCCACCTGatgtattatcttttatttctggATTCCTAGAATTTCTCATCCACAGTTGTTGAGATTGTGATCTTTCTATCGTCTTGTAGAGTATTCATCAAAATAGGTTTCAAATAGAGTGAAACTTTTTACTGAAATTATCTTGTCTTATTCATTATCTTCGTCTTCCTTTCATTCTGCTCTTgtggtcatcatcatcatcatcttttgaatcttgtttcaatcaatttcttTATTGGAATAGTTCTGCATGACACTTGAGTTGTTTGATATTTTCAAGAttgtaaaataatgttaaaattgggGTCTAGTTGGAAAAGGAGTAAAAGAGAATACGAATACTGATAAGTAATGAGATTGCATTTATTGATAAATACAAAGCTCAAACACCTAgagtatgtttattttatatttgatactTTCAAGTACTAGTGTAGTACTATCAGCATAAGCCCAAACCTGCTTAAATTCTTGATGGTTATTGATCTAGAGATTCTTTCTGGTGCATATCACTGACTTTTTGTAATATGATGCTTGGATGTTTTAAGCAGGTCGGAAAAGTGTACTTTGAATTGGTTGATTACTTAGAAGCTGAGCAGGCCTTTGGCCTTGCTCGTCAGATTATGCCTTATAGTTTGGAAGGAATGGATGTATACTCAACAGTCCTTTATGTaagtttatattatatttcatcAGTTTCTGTAATATATCATGTATTATATAGACAATAATAAATGTTCTTTGAATTGATGAACCTGGAGGGATTCGGGTGGAGAGGAATGAAAAGCTAGAACAAACTCTGGATAGTGGCGGTGTGTAAAAACGTGTTAACAAATGCAATATACTAACCcctatttatactaataatcctaatcctaattaaataaggaaatatatatgaaaatgagaaaatCACTCTTAAGAGATCATCTAAGATATCAAAATATACCatggtaaaataattataaaatgaaatatttcttGATATTCTATGTTTCTAGCATGAATAAAGCATGTGACTTGTTTTCCTCTGTTACCTTTGGCTCAGATTTGTGGTTGGTTCAATTAGTAAAGCCTCTTGGTAGAAAAATCATGCCATTATCAATGATGGCAAATTCATGATACAAGGGAACTGAGGATTATATCCAAAGAGAGAGCTAATTTCACTTAATAGTCTGATGCACCTTTTGGTGGAAAGTATTATAGTTAATGTCAGCCTAACCAGTAAAATTACTCCTGAGCATGTTCGAGGCTAAGGCTTCTCTGATGTTGTAggctatttatataaataaattcctTGTTTTATGGCACTCATctgcaaattacaaaaacacCGTGAAAATTTATGTGCAGCATGGCCTTCTTGAGCTATTTTACTTTATTGTCTTTCTTTAGCTTGCTGCTTCTATTTCATGTCTAATCATTGAATACATGTCTGCATGCGTAGTGCTTGACCAAAAGACTAACTTATCTCTGGTGCAGCACCTAAAGGAAGATATGAAGTTAAGTTACCTGGCTCAGGAACTGATATCAACTGATCGTTTAGCTCCTCAATCTTGGTAGGCTTATATCAAACTTCTTTCTGATTATTCAATGtactgatttttatgttttctgttttaaaattgtttCCCTTAAAAGTCATTTCTACTTGCTATTATCCGTAATTACTTTACCAGAGTGGTTCAAACTGCATGGCTTTGTGCAGGCATGTATGCATGTGTGTGAGCCAAAACTGGGTTGCATGTTTGCAAGTGCATTTGTTGTTGGCTGATGCCACATTTCAGACATATATATGATAACATTAGTGTCTATATTCTTACCTACTTCCATTTGAGATACAAGGTTTTCCATATCTAGCCCATTTGTGTATATTGCTATTTTGCCTTACCTGAGCtatcttttttcaaaaaaaaatcataaagtaTATTTATATCATAACATTACCTGCTATTTGGCTTATCTATTCTGATTATTATCATTCTATCTGGGtttataattttggttgaaTGCTCTGGTAGGTGTGCCATGGGTAATTGCTATAGCCTGCAAAAGGATCATGAAACTGCACTGAAGAATTTTCAACGAGCTGTTCAACTGAATCCCAAATTTGCATATGCACACACCCTTTGCGGACATGAGTATGGGCCTGcctttttgtttatattacATACATGAGTGTTTGCGTACCTTCTGCAACTTTTTCTGGTCATCTAATTCATTGCTACTTACAGGTATGTTGCACTAGAAGATTTTGAGAATGGAATCAAATGCTACCAGAGTGCGCTCAGGGTTGATGCAAGGCATTATAATGCTTGGTATGGACTTGGAATGGTGTACCTTCGCCAAGAAAAGTTTGAGTTCTCTGAACATCATTTTCGAATGGCTTTCCATATCAATCCACGCTCATCTGTTATAATGTCATACCTTGGTACAGCTTTGCATGCTTTAAAGGTTAGTCTCTTGCCACACTAATTGAAGTAGTACATACAAATAAGAACTACATTTGTCTTTGGCTTGTATTTTGTACCTCGAGAATTCTGAAATCATGTTACACTTGCTATATGCTTGACAGAGAAGTGAGGAAGCGCTGATGGTAATGGAGAAGGCTATTTTAGCTGATAAGAAAAATCCCCTTCCAATGTATCAGAAGGCGAATATACTCATAAGCTTGGAAAAGTTTGACGAGGCATTGGAAGTCCTAGAGGAGCTTAAAGAGCATGCTCCTCGCGAAAGTAGTGTCTATGCTTTGATGGGCAGGATCTATAAAAGGCGTAACATGCACGAGAGAGCAATGCTTCATTATGGTATTTCTTTAGATTTGAAACCATCTGCAACAGATGCTGCTGCTATCAAGGTGATTGGCTTCTAACAGCAATCATTTTGCTCTTAACTGGTCAACAATTTTCACAATTTACATTTGCTTATCCTTAAGCTTTCTGATTGGTTGGTTGAAAGTCCAGTTACTTCTGTATTTCATAAACTGTTGGGTACTAAGTGTTGGAACTTGTTGTCACATTTTCTTATTCAACTTGAAACTTCATCTTTAACAGGCTGCCATTGAGAAACTGCATGTACCAGATGAGATGGAAGACAACTTGTAGCTAGATGTATGAAGTGCAAAGTGCTAACTTGGTGTAAATTACCAGCATTTGAATCCTGATCACAGGGATTTGGCTCTGCTTGTGCTTTCGGCAAAATTGTTCACTAAAGCAGCACAACTGCTTGAGGAGTATTTATTCATGCAGCCATCACATCACGTCCATCTAAGCGACGGATCTCTCTCTTTTAAGTGACCAGAGTTTTGTAGGAGATTCACATATTAATAGGAGGACATGATGTAACAAAGGTGCCAAGAAGCTCCTATATATACCTAGGGCTGGGCAAAAAGAACTGAATTGAATTGGACtgaaactgataaaaaaaaatacttttttttttattgagaattGAACCGAATTGTTAGTcagttcagtttttaaaaaactgatctGCTTCAAGAAAACTGCTATCTGAACCGAACCTTTACATTGAATTgaatcattattaaaaaaaaaaaaaaaaaaagcgctGTGCGGAAGAGCCTCTACTCGCTCACTAGTCACGACACGGCTTTGAACATGGGCTTGGCATCTTCCTAGCACAGTGACAGGACTTTTGAGATTTACTGCAAATAACCTTTTTTTAACGTTAACGTGGAATATCTCAAACAATATGACATAAATAATAGTTAGTTAATTgagtaatttattgtttttatagcaatataatttagttagttaaatagatattaaatttatagttaccaatataaaaaagtaaacaatttagttttttaatttattaatagcatgatagtataataataaatacaaatattaaaaagatctgacattattatttacatatactattaaagaaaaacataaacaatattaaaataaaataaaataacttctatgttatatatatttgtgtagTCTTCTGGACACCAATATGAATCTCAGTATATAAatgtcacaaaaaaaaaattcttttcatgCAAAAAaacttggtattttttttaataatagtgTCAGAAATAGACGtgaacttatattttaataatgttatgaTTAAAGAAACTAGTGTTATAGATAATTCTTCAATGGGAATACGAATTATTACGAAATCTAAAGTTATAAAGCAAAGTGTTTAACCAATGTggtattttgtaattaaaaatgaaaataaaaagttatttttttcaaaacaaatgaCTCTTAGAAACAGTTTGGACTAATTTTGAGCAGTTTAATTTAAACTGGTTTAGTTCAGTTTGTCCTACCTCTAAAACAGTTTGATTCAGTTCATCCGAACTATTTGACAATTCAATTTGGGCGaactacaaatattttaatcGAATAGTTGTGTTAAGAAAATCTACATgtatcaataatttaaattgaacaaTCTAGATGTATCAATTCAGTGGGGGCGAACTACAAATTCAGTTCGGTTCGGTTTAAATTGAACAATCCTACCTATATTTATACGAATAATTGTGTTAAGAAAATCTACATGTATCAATAGTTAGTCCATTCATTTGTTAATAAATCACAGCTTTAGTCTGTTGC from Glycine soja cultivar W05 chromosome 8, ASM419377v2, whole genome shotgun sequence includes:
- the LOC114422797 gene encoding cell division cycle protein 27 homolog B-like isoform X2; the encoded protein is MGLLSEAEAALCPANEPSVEVPNGAAGHYLLGLIYRYTDRRKSAIHNFKQALSMDPLMWAAYEELCILGAAEDATAVFGEAAALCIQKQYLHCSTSSKLHSSAEDCNIVDTRHSASEDTSPRQLKLMQSMKDIPGNHHGPSILGGTAQPINSGLSNISFYNTPSPMAAQLSGVAPPPLCRNVQPNGQNLSSLNADTSPKSTVNSTIQAPRRKFVDEGKLRKISGRLFSDSGPRRSSRLSSDASVNANANATAVLGNGTSNSSKYLGGSKLSTMAFRSMTVRKGQSWANENADEGIRNDVLDDSRLNVASTTSSSSSTMEAKSYEQETANFPIGGQIVSGSKVISGASEILTILRIFGEGCRLSYLYRCQDALDTYMKLPHKHYNTGWVLSQVGKVYFELVDYLEAEQAFGLARQIMPYSLEGMDVYSTVLYHLKEDMKLSYLAQELISTDRLAPQSWCAMGNCYSLQKDHETALKNFQRAVQLNPKFAYAHTLCGHEYVALEDFENGIKCYQSALRVDARHYNAWYGLGMVYLRQEKFEFSEHHFRMAFHINPRSSVIMSYLGTALHALKRSEEALMVMEKAILADKKNPLPMYQKANILISLEKFDEALEVLEELKEHAPRESSVYALMGRIYKRRNMHERAMLHYGISLDLKPSATDAAAIKAAIEKLHVPDEMEDNL
- the LOC114422797 gene encoding cell division cycle protein 27 homolog B-like isoform X1 produces the protein MEAILVDCVQKSLRHFMHSNAVFLCQRLCAEFPTETNLQLLAKCYLQNNQAYCTYHILKGAQMAQSRYLFAISCFQMGLLSEAEAALCPANEPSVEVPNGAAGHYLLGLIYRYTDRRKSAIHNFKQALSMDPLMWAAYEELCILGAAEDATAVFGEAAALCIQKQYLHCSTSSKLHSSAEDCNIVDTRHSASEDTSPRQLKLMQSMKDIPGNHHGPSILGGTAQPINSGLSNISFYNTPSPMAAQLSGVAPPPLCRNVQPNGQNLSSLNADTSPKSTVNSTIQAPRRKFVDEGKLRKISGRLFSDSGPRRSSRLSSDASVNANANATAVLGNGTSNSSKYLGGSKLSTMAFRSMTVRKGQSWANENADEGIRNDVLDDSRLNVASTTSSSSSTMEAKSYEQETANFPIGGQIVSGSKVISGASEILTILRIFGEGCRLSYLYRCQDALDTYMKLPHKHYNTGWVLSQVGKVYFELVDYLEAEQAFGLARQIMPYSLEGMDVYSTVLYHLKEDMKLSYLAQELISTDRLAPQSWCAMGNCYSLQKDHETALKNFQRAVQLNPKFAYAHTLCGHEYVALEDFENGIKCYQSALRVDARHYNAWYGLGMVYLRQEKFEFSEHHFRMAFHINPRSSVIMSYLGTALHALKRSEEALMVMEKAILADKKNPLPMYQKANILISLEKFDEALEVLEELKEHAPRESSVYALMGRIYKRRNMHERAMLHYGISLDLKPSATDAAAIKAAIEKLHVPDEMEDNL